The Gadus macrocephalus chromosome 3, ASM3116895v1 DNA segment gccagctcgtcaggggcagtcagggtgaggcgtctcgctcagggacacctcggcactcagctaggacgagctcggggatcgaactagcgaccttccggtcaccagccggcccgctctgcctcctgagccccaTGCCGTTGTGCTGGGGAATGCGCTGCGGTCGTTCCTCTGAACAGAGCAGGGTCTGTCAGACGGGCTGAGCCTCAGCACTCCGCCGCTGGCCTACTTTCCCTGCATATTTAGTGTCACTGGCAGAACAATAGACAAGGGTCATTATAAACACAACGACAACATTCTGACGAACCGACATCCTCTATAAAACATGGCCTGATTGTCGTTATGTGTCACTAACAAGGTCATTGTATACTAGTGTGATGATGAGCCACTACTAACAAGGTCAATACTAGTGTGACGATGAGGCCATCTACTGACGAGGTCATCTCTACTGTCGAGGTCATCATATACTACAGTGTGCTGATGAGGTCATCCCTACTAACGAGGTACACTACAGTGTGCTGATGAGGTCTTCTCTGCTAACGAGGTCATCCTATACTACAGTGTGCTGATGAGGTCATCTCTACTGTCGAGGTCATTAGTGTGCTGATGAGGTCATCCCTACTAACGAGGTACACTACAGTGTGCTGATGAGGTCATCTCTACTGACGAGGTCATCATACACTACAGGGTGTTGATGAGGTCATCTCTCCTAACGAGGTCATCATACACTACAGTGTGTTGATGAAGTCATCTCTCCTAACGAGGTCATCGTATGCTACAGTGTGATGATGAGGTCATCTCTCCTAACGAGGTCATCGTATGCTACAGTGTGATGATGAGGTCATCTCCTAACGAGGTCATCGTATGCTACAGTGTGATGATGAGGTCATCTCCTAACGAGGTCATTAGTGTGATGATgagctcttctctccctccctaggTAGCGACTGAGTCGGGGATGAGCACGGTCCGATGAACCTCTTCGGTCTCGCCGTCGGCGGCCTCTGCCCGGTGTGGGCGTCCATGACGGTCTCCGCCTCCGACCCGCGCTTCCACCTGCGCTGGCGCGCCATCGCGCTGCTGGCGCTGCTGTCCCTCGCCCTCCTCGTCTACCTGCACCGGCCCCCCCACAGCGGGGACCACGGCGGCCGCGCCCACAGTTACCACGACAGCAAGCCGCACCGccgcgagggggagggggtcggcGACCGCCACGCCCCCGGCGCCGCGGCGCCGTACAACGCCACGTACCCGCTGAGCCCGCCGCAGAGGACGGGGGCGGGCGTGCGGTACCGCATTGCCGTGATCGCGGACCTGGACACGGCCTCGCGCAGCACCAAAGAGCAGACCTGGTTCAGCTACATGAGGAGGGGCCACCtcacggtgggggggggcggggagcggCTGGAGGTGGAGTGGGACGAGGAGCAGGTGACGCTGGAGAGCCACCTGGCGGAGAAGGgccgaggtgaggggggggggaagaggaggtggtgacTGTTTATAAATGCCAggctgtacaacatacaatgagtgCGTAACGGGGGTAAGGGGCAGGctgtgcagagtccaggtgaactctgaacaggtgagtctggACTAGTCAACGTTATGAGATGATGCTTCAATTGGTCTCAGACCAGAGATCACTTTGAGCTCTGGTAACGGCAGTGGTTTAATGGATCTAGTGCCTGAATATAGATCCACTGATTGGCCAACTTCAGGTCAGTTCCACTTAGTTCAGTGTTTCAACGTGTGGAGGTAACccatgccttgctcaagggttTCTGGTCGCTCCCCCAGGCATGGAGCTGTCGGAGCTGGTGGTGTTCAACGGCCACCTGTACACCGTGGACGACCGCACCGGGGTGGTGTACCGCATCGAGGGCAACCGGGCCGTCCCCTGGGTCATCCTCCCGGACGGGGACGGACTTGTGTCCAAAGGTGAGACCCGAGGCTCCGCCTCTACCCCGTCAACAGGCTCCGCCTTCGCCCCGTCAGCAGGCTCCGCCTTTACCCCGTCACCAGGCTCCGCCTTCACCCCATCACTAGGCTCCGCCTTCACCCCGTCACTAGGCTCCGCCTTCACCCCGTCACCAGGCTCCGCCTTTGCCCCGTCACTAGGCTCCGCCTTTACACCGTCACCAGGCTCCGCCCTCACCCCGGCACTAGGCTCCGCCCTCACCCCGTCAATAGGCTCCGCCCTCACCCCGTCACCAGGCTCCGCCTTTGCCCCGTCACTAGGCTCCGCCTTTACACCGTCACCAGGCTCCGCCCTCACCCCGGCACTAGGCTCCGCCCTCACCCCGTCAATAGGCTCCGCCCTCACCCCGTCACCAGGCTCCGCCTTTGCCCCGTCACTAGGCTCCGCCTTTACACCGTCACCAGGCTCCGCCCTCACCCCGGCACTAGGCTCCGCCCTCACCCCGTCAATAGGCTCCGCCCTCACCCCATCACCAGGCTCCGCCTTCACCCCGTCACCAGGTTGAGTCAGGCGATGCAAATTCTGCCCTGCTTGTATTTGTGAATCAAATGCCCTCCGATGGATTTCCATGGCCGTGAGCAGCAGCCTTTACACTAAAGATGTTCCCATTCCATTTTCTCCTTCCCGATTCCGGTTCCGGttcctgaacttgagtatcgATACCGGGTTTATACAGATACGGCgtctagcattgtaactactaacagcacttgttcttattgaagggttctcctACGATGACAGCAATGTATCGCCGCCGGTTCACTTGCTATAAACTAGACCATTTATAATCTATAATTATAATcatacatttgtattcttgtagtTAAATGTCCATGCGTCCATGTTTTTCGAACAAGGTTGCTTGAACGCACGTAGGTCGAACGCAGCTTAACACCGTAGTGATTCATGTTCTCTTCGTAGTAAATGAATCCTCTGATCGGATCAGTGCATAGACTTACATACTCGCCGATACGATCGGGCAACAGAGAATTCACCTTCACCGCAAACTAAATTCATTTTCTGTCAGTCCCGTTATCctttgtcgtttttaccaatcATTTATTGAGCGCCTcctgagcttttcttttatctgCTGGTTTCACAGCCTCACAGTAAAAGACAGAAACAGCCTGAACAGTATTGTTAACATCTGTTCCAAGATCACCGGAGTGAAACAAAAGGGACTTGAGTTATTTTTAGCAGGTATTTTAGCTTCTTCTGCACAGGTTCTTACAAGTGAATTCTCTGTGTTGCCATCGGGGCTTCGCTACGCTTCACCTGCTTGTAGAACTAACCGCCATTCCAAGTCGTTCATCCCCTCTGCAACTCCACTACTAAACGCTCcgtagttgtgtttgtgtatttgttgtttgtatgtgACAGTTTGTACAACAAGCTGCTCAAACTAATTGCCCCTagtgggatcaataaagttgtattgtattgcattgataCTCCATACTGCATTAAAGGCACTATCGGCGGATGAACTCTAGATACTGGCATAGTATAACTACCGGGAACAcctggtatcggtatcggaacaACTAACAGCGAGTATCGGAACGACACTAGAGCGACCCCGGCGTGTGAGCTCAGACCTGCGCCCTGCGTCCGCGGCCTGCAGGGTTCAAGGCGGAGTGGCTGGCGGTGAAGGACCAGCGGCTGTACGTGGGCGGCCTGGGGAAGGAGTGGACCACCGCCGCGGGCGAGGTGCTGAACGACCACCCCGAGTGGGTGAAGGTGGTGGGCCACCAGGGGGACGTGCAGCACCAGAGCTGGGTGTCCCGCTACAACGCCCTGCGGACCGCCGCCGGGATCCAGCCCCCAGGTGAGGACCCCCCCGCCGCCGACGCTCAGACGCTTCTACCCAGCGCGACTCACAATGAGGGCATCAGTCAGAACAAAGAGAAACAGCAATATACCTCTGTGgggacagtaaggatgttcatagaaccaagtgccaagactaaccatcactaggtttacccattccccgtacacaacagagacagctaggataagacgctacaccgCGCTAAGTACTGTTTTTAGTTCCCAGGACGTACAACTTACAGTACGTGCATTAGAGGGTGTTGGGGGATGAGAACATAATCTGTTCTCCTAATGGAGGGATCCTAATCACTGATCATCAGGTTGATTTCATGTCTATGTACATCAGTGTTTCTTCTGTTCTAATGTatggaccctcctccacctcttcctcctcctcctccccctcctccctcctgtcctcctcctctgctcctcctcctcccccctcctcttcctcctcctcccccctcctccctcctgtcctcctcccccctcctctgctcctcctcctcccccctcctctgctcctcctcctcccccctcctctgctcctcctcctctgctcctcctcctcccccctcctcttcctcctcctcccccatcctccttctcctccctccctcctctttccccttctccttttcctccccctcctccccccctctcctcctcctcccctccccctcctccgccctccccctccacctcctcctcctcatcctccccccccctcctctttcccctcctctttcccctctcccccctcctcccccctcctcatcctcctcccccctccccctcctctcccccctccccctcctctcccccctcctctttcccctctctcccctcctcccctcctcctccccccccccaggctacCTGATCCACGAGGCGGCGGTGTGGAGTGAGCGTCTGCGCCGCTGGTTCTTCCTCCCGCGGCGGGCGAGCCACGAGCGCTACGACGAGGCGGCGGACGAGCGCCGCGCCACCAACCTGCTGCTCTCCTGCGGCCCCGACTTCAGGGGCCCGGAGGCCCGGCGCGTGGGGCCCCTCAGCCTCACGCGCGGCTTCTCCTCCTTCCGGTTCGTCCCGGACACCCAGGACCGCGTGGTGGTGGCGCTGAAGTCGGAGGAGGTGGCCGGCGCCATCGCCACCTACATCACGGCCTTCACGCTGGACGGCCGCGTGCTGCTGGCCGAGACCAAGATGGGCGACGTCAAGTACGAGGGCCTGGAGTtcatctaggtgtgtgtgtgtgtgtgtgtgtgtgtgtgtgtgtgtgtgtgtgtgtgtgtgtgtgtgtgtgtgtgtgtgtgtgtgtgtgtgtgtgtgtgtgtgtgtgtgtgtgtgtgtgtgtgtgtgtgtgtggagggataGGTGGTCCGATATTTCAAGAGACTGGTTAACGGGGGGAATCGTTTCCATGTAGCAAACTCCTGCCCAGCGACTCAGGTGACAGtagggggacagacaggtgagagtagggggacagacaggtgacagtagggggacagacaggtgaCAGGACCGTGACTACAAGGCGTCACGGCCCTGTATCTGAGGGGACTCAGTCGTCTCACAGTTCATCATCATAGGGACCTCATAGGGAAGTCTTTGGTGAGACTAACGGTGTAACCATTTATGTGACAGAAGTCAAACTGAGCAATACGCTGCACAGCAATACGTTCTCTCGGCTGAACTCGACGTTTAACCCTCGGCTGCGAATCAAACCAAATCGTCTTGCGAAAATTAAATATTGTACTTGTTTTTCTACTCCCAATTGTTGATCTTCAAACCAAAAGGAGACTAGGTTTATATGGCGTTTTAAACACTGATCTGTAATGAAGGGTGATCCACCAATCCTGATGCGCTCAGCCAAAAATATAACGTTGGAACTCATGGCTAGATAGGAAGAAGGTAGAAGGCTAGATCatcgttttatttatttgaagggCATTGTTTTCTTCATGAAGACATTTTAGGGTTTGGATTATCTGATACCGGCCTGGTTGATTCAACATAAGAACAGAACGACGGCGTCCTCTGTTTCATAGTCCTGCTGGCAGCACTGCCCTCAGCCTAGCCAGCATACTGCCACACGTCCAACAGAGGCTGACCTGGGTGGAAGTTACTGCAGGAAGACCTAACACAACCCTGGAGACGCTAAAGAGTCTCCCCCCCcttgtctgttttttttatcccttAGGCGTTTCACCGACTTTATATAGATGTAAAGACGTGGATGTTGATGCGTTTTTAAATGGCTTCCTTGTGTGTTACTACTtgaattattttatatatatatatatggatataatTTCCTCTATCTAGGTGCCTGTTCAATGTGACGCTAATGCAATGGTCTACTTATCTCCAGACGTCAGcctctctccattcctctcatGGTCTGTCCTCGTCTTAGGAACCTCCGAATGTGGACCTCAGCTAAGTGACTTAAGACAAGTGACTTAAGCTAAGTGACTTAAGGTGCTCTGGGAGACTTAATAGTATTTTAACTAAAGGATTGTTATATTTTAAAGCAGAAAGAgttgatttatttaaaaatatcttTAATGTATTACTTATTTCTATACAATAAATGGGAATTTACGGAGTGGATGAAAGTGTTTTGAATTGTTCTTTGACCTCCTGCAATGCGTGATCACCAATGGAAGAGTCCAAATACAAGCCAATGCTTTTTATTCATCCAACAATAATCCCAGACTCAAACACTTTGACTGCAGTGATTCCTGATTCCTTTTCACCACTCAGTCAGATCATCGCTGATGTGTTTACCAGCTTAGTGTTTAGATCATCATCATCTAAATCATCTAACCCTGAGCGCTAGACTCAGTGCTATCATCTAACCCCTGAGAGCTAGACACTGGTTCACAGGGCAGTCCCCACTGCCATCATCTGACCCAGTGGTACTCAAACCATCTCTACTAGTGTACCCCCTCTAAGATACTTTTTCAGCTGAGCACCCCCTTCCCCGGCACGAAACATttgagagaaaataaaatgaacatAGAGCATCCTATTTGGCTgtgtaaacatgaacattaaagGGCTGCAAATACTCACAATTAAGTGAGGAACATGGGCCTGCGATCCATACATCTGCTTATCCCTCCCCACAAAAGAGGCACAACGCCAGGGGAGGGCCAGAGCATGTCCAGGTGAATCCCATTCAAATATCTTCTTCCTGAAACTGacgactttaaaaaaaatatatataataattctgagtaccccctgcagtacccctgcagtacccctaggggtacgcAGACCCCcatttgggaaccactgctctaAACCCTGAGCGCTAGCCACTGGTTCACAGGGCCGTCCCCAGTGCGATCACTTCCTGCGGGGCTCCAGCCAATGGGAGGGTCTTGAAGGAGCCCAGTTTGGTGTAGAAGTCGAGCATCCTGCGGTCGTTGGGTCTCAGCTCGCAGAACGCCCCTCtggaccctgggggggggggagggaccgCCAGCTCGTTAGAACTCCTCACTGATTAATggctccccctcctgctcctcctccttctccccctccccctccccctccccctcccctctccccctcctgctccacccccctctccctctccccctccccctcctgctccacccccctctcccattCACCAGCTCGTTAGAACTCATCCCTGATTAACTGCATTCATCTTTTTTGAAGAGACAAAACTCACCACAGCTTTTGATGGACGAGAGCAGGCAACCAATCATACGCGTGGCAGGGGCGGGGTCAGTGACCCTGGGCAGCAGCTGCATGGTGATCAGTGACGGGTAAACCGCGGAGAGGGAATCCCACAGCGCCCTCTGCAGGTAGGAGGCAGAAACACAAGTCATGTGCAGCCCAGTGATTCCTCatgacacatttacatttagcagaatcttttatccaaagcaatcgCTTGGTTTACCCATTCTCCATATGCAACAACgatggctaggataagatgaTACACGATGCTAGGTACTGCTCTATTAATAAGTACAAGGACGCACAACATACATTAAGGGTGTACATTAAATggaggacgtacaacatacataagtgtgtacattaagggcCAGGgcgcacaacatacaataagtgcgtagggggggggggggggggggggggggggggctatgcagagtccaggtgaactctgaacaggtgagtctcaAGTCTCTTGAGGGAGCTGGTGAGCGACTGCGGTCCTGACGTCAGCAGGGAGCACGTTCCCCCACCGCGGCCCTGAACAGAGGAGACGCCAGAACCCCCGCGCCCTGTAAGGCCCGCCCACCTGGGTGTTGGGCGGGGCGTGGCTGGCGTCAGGGAGTCCCAGGGCGTAGCCACACagcccctcctcgtcctccagaacCAGCGCGCACGGGCCGGAGGCCAGGGGCCCGCCGGAGAAcaggctgggaggaggagaggatgggagggcTATCAGAAGGTTGCAGGGGAATCTtgag contains these protein-coding regions:
- the cant1b gene encoding soluble calcium-activated nucleotidase 1b — encoded protein: MNLFGLAVGGLCPVWASMTVSASDPRFHLRWRAIALLALLSLALLVYLHRPPHSGDHGGRAHSYHDSKPHRREGEGVGDRHAPGAAAPYNATYPLSPPQRTGAGVRYRIAVIADLDTASRSTKEQTWFSYMRRGHLTVGGGGERLEVEWDEEQVTLESHLAEKGRGMELSELVVFNGHLYTVDDRTGVVYRIEGNRAVPWVILPDGDGLVSKGFKAEWLAVKDQRLYVGGLGKEWTTAAGEVLNDHPEWVKVVGHQGDVQHQSWVSRYNALRTAAGIQPPGYLIHEAAVWSERLRRWFFLPRRASHERYDEAADERRATNLLLSCGPDFRGPEARRVGPLSLTRGFSSFRFVPDTQDRVVVALKSEEVAGAIATYITAFTLDGRVLLAETKMGDVKYEGLEFI